CTGTTTAGCCTCTTCACAGCAAAAGTAGTTGAATCATCAATGACTAATCTGTACACAGTTCCAAATCCTCCAGAACCAAGAATGTCTTTGTTGCTTAGTTTATGTGTCTTCTTCATAAACATGTCGGAGGAAACAGAGTTAAGTAATTGAGATCTAAACATCACCATTTTTCCTCCTCCTTTGACTGcaaaattgtaaaacacaaaattaaaacattagaGAAATGATTATTTCACATAGTAGCATAGATAAAGCTAGTTTAATACCTGGAAATCCATTTTCATGAATTGTGTGCTTTCTCTTCCATCTCTTGTAGAAAAGAAGAGCGATTACGATTTTGCCAATGACAAAAGCAACCACAGAGATTGTTATATAAAACGTTGTTTCCTTTGCATTAGCCATTGTTTTTCTGAAAACTTGtaaacttttgtttccttatttcATTATCttgatttgaaaaagaagagaagacaaagaagttGGTTACGTGAAAACGGAGATagatagaaaaagaaagtaggtttacaactttttttcatCCTCACCAACAATTGGACAGGCCACATAAGAAAACagttcatatattattattacgtatgaaatgaaaaatgagtttatacataaaaattcaTCCgctttttgttgaaattatTAAATGGAGAAGTAACACTTTatgaaaaaattgtaataaaagAACTCGTGAAGTGGGTATCTTACCAGCTACTACCTAGTTTTTGTCGTTGACTTTATACTCAACATGTATAAGAAGATCAGTAATATTGCAAGATTTTACAACTTTTGAGCCTCAACATctaaaagaagatgaacaattattcaaaaaatccTTGCAAATTGTGATTTTTACATTAATTTGAGACTGATTTAGCTAAGCCCTCTTAGCTTATACAAAATTTACTAACTGTAAGAGAGATTTAGTGTCTGTATATTGGAAAATGCATAACATTCAGTGGCTTCTTTTGATCctgcacaaacaaaaatccaaagtAAAACAACGTTTCTCAGTCTCGAAATTCGGTTTTATATTTTGGTCTAACACAACAAAGAACCATTCTCACCTTCCTAACCGAGAGAGCTCAGGTTCAGCCAACAACATATCCTGCAGCGGTTTTGCATCCATGTACCTTTCACTACTTCTGCAGATAATAAATGTTATTTGAATCAGACATTTCATGAAACAAGACGATTTTGTTTAGGGATGAGGATAAAATAGAGAGAAGTCTACTCGCAGATGTTATCGATCTTGAGTTGCTTATGATGAAGAGCGAAATCATGACCGACATAAGTCACAACCAAACTACCAGCATCAGGGTGAGGCCAAGTTCTTGAAATAGGGAAACGTAGTATGAAGGTTCCTGGTTCTTGGCCTTGAAGCGAATGTTCAGCTTCTTCCTTGGTGATGAATCCTTCAATCCATTTAGGCGATGAAGAACGCCACATTCCGTTTATCAAGCCCCGGGATATGGAGTAAGCAACAGGGAACAACCAACACcacattttctcaaaattctcCTGAGTTATGTACTCGTAGCATCCTGATATTCTCCTTAGAAGCTCAAAATCCTGGTGGGTGAGAGATCTACTGCTGCATTTTGAAATCCTCATGAAATGTTCTTCAATCTCATAGACCACATTATCCCAATGAACATGTTGATTGTTCCGAGATATCAATATCCATGCATTTGTTCCTTCTGCTATTAGCTCTCTTGCCATGTTGATTTGATAGCTGAAATttcgaagaaaaaacaaacttcatTTCACAATATCAGTATATCACAATAAAGATTCTTtcttagttttcttctctGGTAAGCATATGACCGTTaggttcaaattacctatGGTGTGAACATCCAGAGTACAGAGAAACCTGATTTGCAAATTCCAAAACTTCATCGTCTGATGAGTTGTTTGTGATTTCCTTTAGAAGTAGAGCTTTGTCGATTAAGTTTCCAAGGCAGTACTTAAAGATGGTGGAATCTGAGATTGTGTATCTCATTTCCGAGTTCTCTGAATCAATTGAGGAGTTATCTTCTTCGTGCAATCTCATGCCATTTCCGTTCTCAAACTTCTCACAGCAAACAATGCAGAAACGGTAAAAGTTATAAGATATgtaaccaaaatttttataaaaaagtgATTCACTATATACCTGTCTCGAGGTTTGAGGATGAGAGTTGCATTGTTGATATGATTCCTCGCTTCCAGAAACACTTTCTTTTCCCAACCTGATTCGTTTAACTGACGAAGTGTTCTGTAGAAGATCCGGGGATTCGGTACTTGATAGATGGTCAATATTGGTCAACCTTTTCGGAGTAACTGAAACTGGCTGGACTTCAGGACTGACCGAAATGCAACGGATTGGATTGGAAACAGCTTGAAGGAAAGGATAATCTTTAGCATTTCGTATTCCAAATTTAATCCAGAACAATCTGTCATCACTATTGGAGGAAAGCtggaaacaaatatttaacaacAATTCTTTACAGATTTCAGAAAAAGCGAAAAAATTGTAACCTAAATGGTCAGACTTTTCCACAAAAAGTGGTCGGAGAGAAGCaatacaaagataaataatatagtaACAATGTTATTTTTACCTGAGAGATCTTTAGCTTAAAGGATGAGCGTCCATTTAATAGTTTGATCGGTCTATCATCAGATGAGAATTGAACTCCTTCATCTCTTATCAAAAGAGGAGCCTCAGCTTCACCCATCTTGGCCTCCGGAAGTGTATCGGCATACAGTAGTGATGCAACAACCTTGCATTTTAAACCCAACCATGTAATCAATGATTTTCCAAACTAAAAAAGCAGGCAACTTAGTGCCAAAAGTGATGAGAAATTGTAAGAGAAATGAACCTCCACATCCTTGTGCACAGGCTGGCCAATGGCATTGGATAAAAGAACATCCAAGGAAAACATCTCCTTGCAAGATGCCTATAGAGCAAGAAAATAAGTGTTGACTGCGGAAATGTAAATCGATGCTAGGAAAATTTCTAATGAGCTATAGAAAGTTTGACCTGCCAAACACCACAATCATCTAATTTGATCCCCGATGAGGATGATTTATTGACAGATAACATTAGAGGTGGGTCCtggaaaaaatagaaaagaaaccTTAAGAATAATGGAAATAAACAAGCACAGAACAAGACTGTTTTAAAGGAAAATAAGGGCAAGAGTTAAGCACTAAGCAGAAGACCTTCATATAATGATGCTCCACGTGATCACTAGCAGGTAAGACTTCTGCACATTGGATGAAACCTTGTACGCTATAACCATCTCCGCCAACACTAAATAGCGATATCTTTCGAGGACACTCGGGATAGGCGTTCTTTGTCAGCAAAGAAGTCACGAACTGCTCTCCTTCCATATTTCCATCAATAAAAAGCCTCATAAAATTTCTAGAAACCTGAGAAAAACAGCAGAATCAGCCATCTGAAAATGGAAACATAGGATCTTGCATTTTCCTGAGAAAATAGAGGAAACCGTACCTCACAACCCACATGAACCCATTTTTCAAGAGGAAACTTGGATTTTGTAGAAACGCTAGGAACTTGTGTCCAGGAAGAAGTGTCTACAGGATCAGGAGCTTCCTTGTGAAGGAGAGTCAATGGCAAAagcatcatcttcttgttttcatcTAGCACAAGGAAAGGTGCACTAACACTCATGTCTGAGTGAACCTGTTAAAGACAAACCACTTGATCATGGAACTACTTGCTTATACAAGAGATTGAAAACTCTGGCGAAAAATCCTAATTCAACAACATCTACATTAAATCAGAGATAAAGAACAAAGTGAACCAATCCTATTTCCAACtaaatctctatataaacaataaaacagagaactGGGCTTTCAAAACTTTACTCGAATACCTCACAACCAACtcaaatttcatttctttgtcACAGATACAAACAATCGAGGACGATAAATCACACCAAAGTcaaaaagtttgtaaatttagTACACAGGACTATAGGAGAATCAAACAAGTTACAGAACTAAGAGAGAAACAAACCAAGTCCGATGAATAAAGAAGGAACATTTCAGCAAACACCatgagaaacaataaaaagaagcttTGATTGGATTCTGGGGAAAATCACCTGTCTAATGATGGTAGATGGGAATGTGGTGGAATTAAGAAGATAAACCCAGAAACAAAGGGAGAAACTTTCGTATTCTTCATCGTCTACTTCAACATCAACATTAAAATCTTCTAATAAGGAGTATTTCTCCGTCTCAATTGTAGCTGCACTCGCCATTACTTCACCCCAAAAAAACTCGACTTTGTATACGAAACCCTTATAAACCAAGAAAACCCTCTCTTTTTTTGCTGGTTACAACTACAGACCTATCGATTagttaaaaagagaaatgaaaaatcgTCGAAAGTGTTGATCCCTCGACTTTTTCTCTCCGGCGTCGCGTCTTGTGAACTTCGTCGACGGCTGTTAATATAACGGTTCGTATCGTCTTCCGGTGGTTTACTGAGTTGTGTTTTGTGGGGAGAGAGGAGTGCTATAATCTGCTGCTTCGCGTCCATAGAAAAGCCCAATAGTCAGCCAATCCCTACAcctctttttgttcttcttactTTTCTTCATTAACTGCCTTAATTAAAGCGTGTGTATTAATGTCTTTAATGACAAGAAGCAAGATGAAAGATTTCtcttaattacaaaattacgAAGAAACATGTTTTATGAGAGTCTTTTTCCTTAAATACGCATAAGATCAAGGTGAGATTTCCCATTGAGTTTTTGAGTAAAGAAGGCATCAAAGTACTCTTGTGTGCTCATACTTTTGAACAAACATTGCTTCTGCCTATCTACAAGGCTTTTCGCAGGACGAATGATTGTCTCCTTTCCGGGACTATGAAACATCGCAACCGAtaacctctctttctctgaatTCACCACCGCTCTATGCTCGATGCTTCGATATCTCCCGTTTGTTATGATCTTTACAATAGCAAACAAAACACTCACATCAGAAGAATGCAGTAGCAAAAACTTCTTCATAGAAATGGGAAGAGGTTTCTAGTAATCTCTCTTACCTCTAAGATTTCGCCAACATTAACAACTAAAGCATCTCGAAGAGGTTTTACGACAACCCACTTGCCGTCTTTCTTGATCTGAAGTCCTTCCACTTGATTCACCTGTAAGAGTATTGTGAGACCTGCAGCGTCTGAATGTTGAGTCAAACCCATAACTTGATCTGGCTGTGGACATGGCGGGTAGTAATTAATCTTGATAGATTGCCAAACATCATCAAACAAATCTTCCATTTCTTCGTGTTTGATCTCTAGAACACTCGCCATTTTCGCAAACAGAATCTTAGCTATGCTCTTCACTTCAGAGGAGTAAGTCTCTAAAGTttctctgaaaacaaaaacggATTTTTCAGTTTACAGTTGTTAGAGACTAATTCGTAATCACACAACTACAACAAGACTCGTACCTGAAAGGAGGAGGTAATTTGGAGAACAAGTGAGATTTACGTGATCGAATTGGTTCAGTGGTGAGGATAAACATGTCTCCCCAATCGAGTTTCTGATTCTCCGAGACAATGTTCACTTGTCCAAATCCTTCAAATTCACCACTTCTCTGCCACAACTTCTGCTTCTCTTTCATAGGGAGATTGAAGAATTCTTGAACTTCTGTCTCTAGTTTTTCCAAGAAAGACGAGTCTATTCCATGGTTTACCAACTGTAACCAGCAAGAGAGCATTTTCAAAAACAGAAGTCACGTTTTACGAGAAACACAAAGATTCAAGGTGTGTAAAGAGACTAACTTGAAAAAATCCCCAATCTTGGCAAGCGAAATCCAGCTTCTTGAGCTCGGAATCCATGGCGGAAACAGAACACAACCGTGTCATGTCGATGACTGGAATCTCAGAACTAAGACTAGAATCATTTAAGATCTcagttttttcttgatcaacCCGAACATACCTCGGAGGAATAGTTGTGaagttcttctctttcactatCTCTAGAACAAAAGGTACTATGAGAGAACTCCACTGTTTTTCTCCTTCCGCCTCCATTGGACTTGTAGCACCAGAACAAAAGTACAAATCTCGTAAGCTTTGATCCACCCAACAACCAATTTTccggaagaaaaaaacgaacaaaaattgaaattgaaatcagAGAGAAAGGTGAAAGAAAATCGATTTGGAGAAGACGACTTAAAACGTCTTTTATCCTCTGCGACCAAGACTAGCTGTTCCTAAttgaaaaccccaaaactACCCTCCACAAATGTTAGAAATTACATATTAGCCTTTTCAACCTCATCACTTGATTCACGAtgaacaaaatatgattttcatgTTTCGAATTCACAAAATTCTTTGAAGAATAACAAGAGAAATCTCagacatagaaaaaaaaaaaaaaatcttccaaAGCTTTACAAGACATAACCCGTTTTGGTTCATTTGTTCAACAAACTTAACTAAATGGTCCTGAAAGATGTTGAAATTGAGTAACACAGTGAGGACTTCATGAACTTtcctttgctttctttttagtCTTCAAGCTGTTTTGGGGCACTGCGTCTCCAAATTCCAGCCAAGACGCTACCGAGGATTGAGTGACAGACGCTAGAAACAGCGCACGGTACTGCAGTGAGTGGATTCCCAAAATGCTGTGTCGCAAGAACAACTCCAAGCACCGAGTTCTTCACcaatacaaaatgaaaagaaaaaaagcctCAGTTGACATTGAGTTTTCAATAGCTCTGGTTACCGTTTCATTTAAGATACTGTTTAGTTACCTGCATGCCAACTTCGATAGAGATAGTTCTCGATGATGCCACATCAATTCCGAGTATTCTTGAAAACAGATACCCAAAGAGAAATCCAGAGATGTGAAGAAGGCATGAAGCCAAGACTACTTGTTTCCCAGACATGAGTATTGCAGATGCGTTCTGACCGATAGCATACCCACACAGGATTGCAACTGTTCCAACCGCAATTGGAGGCATCACAGGAGAGACGAATTTCACCAGCTTTTTAAAGTATTGGTTAAGAAATGCACCAGCCAACACTGGGAGAAGAACCACCTGTGACCACACACAAACAGGAGCCAAGAAGGGTAAAGTCAATGAACAAAAACTCGCTCGTTCTAATCCGAATAAGAAACAGACTGAACCAACCAAACCTGTAGTGTTGACATTAGTAATCCAAGAGCATCAACTGTGATATACTGCTTGGCAAGCTTCGCCGTAAGAAGCGGTGTCATAATCTAGAAAACGGAATGGATTAAATGGGGTGTCTTTATCTACAAGAAGAATAGAAAAACCAATGTCATAATCTAGTAACTTACCACAGCTGAAACAGTGCTAGCTGCTGTCATCAACACTGATAGCGCAACATTTCCACTgtacaatgaaaaaaaagaaactcagATCATCCAGTTGTATTATGGAACTCAAAAGtcgtttctttttgtttggattacaAACCGCGCGATGTATGTGACAATATTACTAGCCGTGCCTTCAAACAACAAACGGAAAAGCATCAGAGCACCATACAAGTGTTAATATAATGCAATCAAGTAAAGAATTGTATTTTACCGCCTGGACAGCAACCAACCAATATGAGACCGGCTGCGTAATGTGGTGGCAAATTTAAGAGTTTACTCACAAAAAATGCTGATAGTGGCATGACCTGCAACACTATTCATCAGCAAGCTATGAACTTATCCATGCTCTAATACTACTCTTTCAAAACTATAATTTGGTAAGATCATAAAACAGGAATCATGAGCTCAAGCAATAACTCTAACTACTCCACAAGATTATgttaccaaaccaaacaaacctATTATCAGATCATCTATACCGGTTCCTTCAAGATCTCATCTTTCTCGATTTCTCTTCTAACTTGTGCATAATTCGTAACAATCGAACACTAAAGATAGAGCATTGAGAAGCAAACCAACCGAATACTGCAACAGAAAGCCAGCGAAGAGCTCCTTGGGCATCGATAAAGCGCCACGAAGATCATCAAGGGTCAAAGTCATTCCCATTCCAAGCATAGTGATCGTAAGACCTACAATGGTCCAATTTGGAGTAACCCAATTGAAAGTACTTGGTCTCATCAGTCCCAACAAGCATCCCAGAGAAACCCATATCGGAAACGCCGTCGAAACCGCCTCTCCCACAAACTCAACCCACTCCCCAAagctcttctttttctcagtAGGCAAATCGTTCGACGAAATGCCGCAACGAGGAACGAAGTCAAACCTACTACGCCTACACGAAATAGGAACAGTAGATTGAGTTTTGAGAGAAATTTCGCGACTCGAGGGAGAGTAAGATAGTCTAGAACAAGAGATAGTTCGAAGATGAAGTGGAGTGAGTCTAGATTTGTGGAGCGAATTCGATTTCAAAGGCGTTGCTCCgtttaagagagaaagagaaatcgCCGAcgccattttcttttctcaccggcgattctctctctctgatcggaccgatgaagaagaaaccaaaacaagtaCTCACGTGGTCTCACGTGCCTTTTGTCAATTAAACACGTTGTTTGCTAAAATGGTCCCtgaattaaatttgtttctctactctaCCCCCGTTAAACTATTTTTCACACAAATCATCCAAGGCGTCTTTAGATGTTAATGATCAAAGAAATTaggaaaatcaaatcaattacaaatattttagttaatcaTTCACTCTCACAAGATCACAAGTGACAATAATGGAATGTGTCGGTGATCTCTAATTAAGCATATGGGCAAGTGCAATAAATGATTACATATCCCATATTAAAAGactattattaaaatatagtaAGAATATcattacaaatacaaattcGATTGCTATCTAATGACGAAAATGACCCTAGATCGTAAATGAAAGGTTTGAGAAGTTGAGAGCCACACATGGTACCTAACACGTATACCACAATCGCAAACGTAAACGCACTGTAGCCAACCGTCCCTTGTTTTACTtacctaattttgtttttaacttcattgactttattaaaaatcgtcaataatcattttctattcttgtttttttttcgtacAATCGTTACTTCATACTTCATATTCACATTTTTAGtcttttataattataaaattccATTTTCTAAATCAAATCTAGACTAATTTTAGACTATAACATGTTAGTAATTAGCTGACATGCGAAGTTAATGTTTGACAAAACGCGCGATCATCAACACGCGAGTCAAGTCGTGTACCTACCCGCTATTGTAAAAGAGTGAAAACGAGAAGGGTATTTTCGTAAGTGCAAGCAGTATATAATGAATTCCCGTAGACTCTTCCCTCTCCAGGAGTCTTTAGTGTtcgttctcttcttcttctatttttgcTGTGTGACGAACGAGAAGActcttttttgaattttgattcttcttcttctccgtttcTTTCGCTACTTCCTCAGCTTCGTCACCGTCGAAAATTCTTCACGTTTTCCTCGGAATTTTCCAATTGTCTTCTCCAATTCTCTTGCGATCGTTGAAGATCTGAAAAATTCGAAGGTATGTTTCCTGAATCTCTCGTCTTCCTTTATACTCCATTATCTCGAATTTTACATTGATCATAATGCTTCACTGAGTTTCATTTACCCTTTCgtactctctctctttgatccGATGGTCATAATCACAGAATCGAGATTTCGGATCTGGATCTAAGCTTTTATGCGTTTGATTTCCTAGATCTACTGATTCATTTCTGCGTATTTGAGTGTTTATGATTTCATTCTTCTTAAACGCAGCGTTTGATCATGGCTTCGTACACTCCCAAGAACATTCTCATCACCGGAGCTGCTGGTTTCATTGCGTCTCATGTCGCCAACAGACTCATACGAAGCTATCCTGATTACAAAATCGTTGTGCTTGACAAGCTTGATTACTGTTCAAATCTCAAGAATCTCAATCCTTCTAAGCACTCTCCGAACTTCAAGTTTGTCAAAGGTGATATCGCTAGTGCTGACTTGGTGAATCATCTTCTCATCACTGAAGGTATTGACACCATCATGCATTTCGCTGCTCAGACTCACGTCGACAATTCCTTCGGTAACAGTTTCGAGTTTACTAAGAATAATATCTATGGAACTCATGTCCTTCTTGAGGCTTGTAAAGTTACTGGTCAGATTAGGAGGTTTATTCATGTTAGTACTGA
This sequence is a window from Arabidopsis thaliana chromosome 1 sequence. Protein-coding genes within it:
- a CDS encoding Sodium Bile acid symporter family (Sodium Bile acid symporter family; FUNCTIONS IN: transporter activity, bile acid:sodium symporter activity; INVOLVED IN: sodium ion transport; LOCATED IN: chloroplast, membrane; EXPRESSED IN: 23 plant structures; EXPRESSED DURING: 13 growth stages; CONTAINS InterPro DOMAIN/s: Bile acid:sodium symporter (InterPro:IPR002657); BEST Arabidopsis thaliana protein match is: Sodium Bile acid symporter family (TAIR:AT2G26900.1); Has 4745 Blast hits to 4739 proteins in 1061 species: Archae - 72; Bacteria - 2461; Metazoa - 464; Fungi - 2; Plants - 257; Viruses - 0; Other Eukaryotes - 1489 (source: NCBI BLink).); the protein is MASAISLSLLNGATPLKSNSLHKSRLTPLHLRTISCSRLSYSPSSREISLKTQSTVPISCRRSRFDFVPRCGISSNDLPTEKKKSFGEWVEFVGEAVSTAFPIWVSLGCLLGLMRPSTFNWVTPNWTIVGLTITMLGMGMTLTLDDLRGALSMPKELFAGFLLQYSVMPLSAFFVSKLLNLPPHYAAGLILVGCCPGGTASNIVTYIARGNVALSVLMTAASTVSAVIMTPLLTAKLAKQYITVDALGLLMSTLQVVLLPVLAGAFLNQYFKKLVKFVSPVMPPIAVGTVAILCGYAIGQNASAILMSGKQVVLASCLLHISGFLFGYLFSRILGIDVASSRTISIEVGMQNSVLGVVLATQHFGNPLTAVPCAVSSVCHSILGSVLAGIWRRSAPKQLED